A window of Chromohalobacter canadensis genomic DNA:
CGCCGCCACAATCGGTTGACTTCAACCGTACGCGTGAGCCTTACGCAAAAGTATCGCGGTTGGCCGATGCCGGCGTGTATCCACGTGGTGAGCTCGAGATATCAAATGTCATTCCCTTATCCTTGGCACTCGAGTCGGGCGAGTACCGTTACGCGCTGGGACACGACAACTTTTATGTCATCACGCGTTATAACCACAGCTATCTGTATGCGATGGCCGTCACCGAGCTTGCGTCGCGTATTCAGGCATCTCTAGACGAGGTGGATTGATGCGAGTCGGTGGGGTGTTGGCGTGTGCCTTGATATTGTTGATAGCAGGTTGTGCGAGTGACCGTAGTGGCCGCTATGCGCAGCAAAATGACGCGTATCCGGACGCGCCACCGGATGTGTCTCAGGTGCCGGATGCGGTTCCCAAGGTCGAGCCGCTGGCCGAGAGCGGTAATCGCGCCACTTATGAGGTGTGGGGTGAAACCTATCATGTCTTGTCCGACGCCAGTGACTATGAGGCGGAAGGCAAGGCTTCTTGGTATGGCACCAAGTTCCAGGGGTATGACACCGCCAGTGGCGAGCCCTACGATATGTACAAGATGTCGGCGGCCCACCGAACACTGCCGCTGCCGACCTATGCGCGCGTGACCAATCTCGACAACGGGCGTGACGTTATCGTGCGGATCAATGACCGAGGCCCGTTTCATGGCGATCGATTGATCGACCTCTCCTATGCGGCGGCGGCGCGCCTCAAGATTCTCGATGCCGGTACGGGGCATGTGCGCGTTGAAGCTATTGACCCTAGGCAGTGGGCCGAGCAGCATAAGCGCACTAAGTCCTCACCTGGCAAAAGGGATATGGCTAGGGCGGCTGCAGGCATACCGGTTCAAGGCACAGTACAAAAAGCAGAGAATAAAGCCCCGGTTGCTGAAGCGCCTGGACAAGGTCGTGTCACCAAGCGTCAGGGGAGCATGCAGTATGTCCAGGTCGCAGCACTGAGTTCTGCGGCTCGGGCCAAGGCGCTGGAAAAGCGCTTGCAAGCACAAGTATCGCGTCCCGTACGCATACGCAGGAAGGCGTCATTGTATCGCGTCCAGGTAGGCCCTGTGCGTGATACTTCGCAACTCGATTCCATCAAAGCGGAATTGCAGGCGGCGGGATTTGACCAGCCGTTTGTGGTTTCCGCTACCGAGTAACCCCGCTTAGCGAGAAATGTTGTCATGAGAGTGTTCGCTCAATCGTCACTGTTACGCGTTGTTCTACTGGTCACGCTATGTATCGGCGTCCTCGCGCCAACGGCACATGCCCAGAATCCACCGGAACCGTCGCCGGTACCATCTTCCATGGTACCGTCCGCGCCGGAGCTGGCGGCGTCGGCATGGGTATTGATGGACGCCGATAGCGGCAAGATCCTGGTCGAGCACAATGCCGACAAGGAACTGCCGCCGGCCAGTCTCACCAAGATGATGACGGCCTATATCGTCGAGCGCGAAATCGATGCCGGCAACATCAGTGGCGACGACGAGGCCACGATCAGCGAAAACGCCTGGCGGACCGGCGGCTCGCGGATGTTTCTCAATCCGGGCAGCAAGGTGAGCATCGACAATCTGCTCCGGGGCGTGGTGATCCAGTCGGGTAACGATGCCAGCGTGGCGCTGGCCGAGCATATCGCGGGCAGCGAGGACGCCTTTGCCGATCTCATGAATCAGCAGGCGGCGCGGATGAAGCTCGAGCACACGCATTTCATGAACCCCACCGGGCTGCCCCACGAGGAACACTACTCCTCGGCGCACGATCTGGCGGTCATCGCTCAGCACATCATCAAGGACTACCCCGACCATTACGAGGTCTATTCCGAAAAGTACTTCACCTGGAACGACATTCGCCAGCCGAACCGCAACCGCCTGCTATGGCGCGACCCGAACGTCGATGGCTTGAAGACGGGGCACACCGAGGCCGCCGGCTATTGCCTGGTCGCGTCCGCCAAGAAGGACGGTACGCGTTTGATTGCGGTGGTCATGGGCACCGACTCCGACGAGGCGCGGGCTCAAGAAACCCAGAAGCTGCTCAGTTATGGTTTTCGTTTCTTCGAGACTCAGAAACTCTATAAAAGTGGCGCAGTGCTCAACAAGCCGCGTGTCTGGGGCGGCGAACAGGATACGCTGCGCTTGGGGGTGGCCAATGATGTCTTTATAACGGTGCCGCGTGGTCGTATCGATGAACTGAATGCTCAGTTGGATATCCGTAAAACCATCAATGCGCCGGTCGAGCAAGGAGAGCGGCTCGGCACATTGAAGATCAAGCTCGATGGAAAAGTACTCGATGAACGGCCCCTGGTAGCATTGGAACCAGTACCTGAAGGTGGTTTTTTCAAGCGGCTATGGGATAGCGTGCTGCAATTCGTGTATGGATTCTTCGACTGACCAGGGATGGGTTCTCGCCAAGGGTGAAGCGGTTCGGCGGCTTCACCCTTGGTCGTAAAGTCAAGGTTGAGTAGAATACTTGGAAATATCATGCCGTGCCCATGTGAGGCCGTTCTCCATGCAACAGACTTCACCAACCGAGCAGGGTGCGTCGCAACAAGCGCCCAAGATTGAATTTCCCTGCCAGTATCCTATCAAGATCGTCGGTGACGCGGCCCCGGACTTCAAGGTCACCGTGGTCGATATCGTCGAGCAGCATTCGCCTGGCTTCGACCGTCGCAGCGTGCGCATGGTCGATAGCCGCAATGGTCGCTTTCAATCCGTGCGCGTGGTGATTCGCGCCACCGGGCAAGATCAGCTCAATGCACTGTTCCATTCGCTGAAAGCGACGGGGCGTGTGCACATGGTGCTATAGGTGGCGATGAGCGAAGAGCGCCCGTCGGTGCAGTTGCATCGCCTAGGGCGTCGCGCCTATGAGCCGGTGTGGCAGGCCATGCGCAAGCTCACTGACGAGCGTGATGCTGCCACGCCCGATCAATTCTGGTTGGTTGAGCACGAACCCGTATTCACGCAGGGACAGGCCGGCAAGCCCGAGCATCTGCTCATGCCCGGCGATATTCCGGTCGTCGCCACCGATCGTGGCGGACAGGTGACGTATCATGGGCCGGGCCAGGTCGTGCTTTATCCGTTGATCGACGTACGTCGTGCCAAGCTGGGCGTACGGGAGTTGGTATCGGCGCTCGAGAACACGGTGATCGCGTTGCTGGCCGAGTATGGTGTGGAGGCGCATGCGCGCCCTGACGCGCCGGGTGTTT
This region includes:
- a CDS encoding HP0495 family protein yields the protein MQQTSPTEQGASQQAPKIEFPCQYPIKIVGDAAPDFKVTVVDIVEQHSPGFDRRSVRMVDSRNGRFQSVRVVIRATGQDQLNALFHSLKATGRVHMVL
- a CDS encoding D-alanyl-D-alanine carboxypeptidase family protein translates to MRVFAQSSLLRVVLLVTLCIGVLAPTAHAQNPPEPSPVPSSMVPSAPELAASAWVLMDADSGKILVEHNADKELPPASLTKMMTAYIVEREIDAGNISGDDEATISENAWRTGGSRMFLNPGSKVSIDNLLRGVVIQSGNDASVALAEHIAGSEDAFADLMNQQAARMKLEHTHFMNPTGLPHEEHYSSAHDLAVIAQHIIKDYPDHYEVYSEKYFTWNDIRQPNRNRLLWRDPNVDGLKTGHTEAAGYCLVASAKKDGTRLIAVVMGTDSDEARAQETQKLLSYGFRFFETQKLYKSGAVLNKPRVWGGEQDTLRLGVANDVFITVPRGRIDELNAQLDIRKTINAPVEQGERLGTLKIKLDGKVLDERPLVALEPVPEGGFFKRLWDSVLQFVYGFFD
- the lipB gene encoding lipoyl(octanoyl) transferase LipB; translation: MSEERPSVQLHRLGRRAYEPVWQAMRKLTDERDAATPDQFWLVEHEPVFTQGQAGKPEHLLMPGDIPVVATDRGGQVTYHGPGQVVLYPLIDVRRAKLGVRELVSALENTVIALLAEYGVEAHARPDAPGVYVGEAKIASLGLRIRRGASFHGVALNVDGDLSPFQRINPCGYAGMTMTRLADLVDDCPDSDTVAVELAERLARTLERTLVPVATVGV
- a CDS encoding septal ring lytic transglycosylase RlpA family protein: MRVGGVLACALILLIAGCASDRSGRYAQQNDAYPDAPPDVSQVPDAVPKVEPLAESGNRATYEVWGETYHVLSDASDYEAEGKASWYGTKFQGYDTASGEPYDMYKMSAAHRTLPLPTYARVTNLDNGRDVIVRINDRGPFHGDRLIDLSYAAAARLKILDAGTGHVRVEAIDPRQWAEQHKRTKSSPGKRDMARAAAGIPVQGTVQKAENKAPVAEAPGQGRVTKRQGSMQYVQVAALSSAARAKALEKRLQAQVSRPVRIRRKASLYRVQVGPVRDTSQLDSIKAELQAAGFDQPFVVSATE